The nucleotide window CTAGCGGTAAATGATGCTTTTCGGAATACATTATCGCTTTTAAAAGGTTCCTATGCCCTCGCCCTTCTTGACGAGGAAGCCGATGACCGCATCTATGTAGGGAAAAATAAAAGCCCCCTGCTTGTCGGAACGGCTGATGATGCTAATGTTGTCGCATCTGACTCCATGGCGATGCTTCATATTACGAAAACATTTGTCGAACTCATGGATGAGGAAATCGTCACCGTCACTCGCCAAGGGATTCGGATTCAAGACTTGGACGGCAATGATGTACAAAGGGGAGCGTTTACCGCCGAGCTTGATGAAAGTGACACGGAAAAGGGAACGTATGCCCACTATATGCTCAAAGAAATTGATGAGCAGCCGCTCGTCATCCGTAATATTTTAAAAAAATATCAAGATGAGACCAATGAGATCAAACTCTCGGACGACATTCGCTCCACGTTTTATGGTTCCGACCGTGTGTATATTATCGCGGCAGGAACGAGTTATCACGCCGGGCTCGTAGGGAAGGAAATGATGGAAAAAGTCATCGGGAAACCGGTGGAAGTGCATATTGCAAGTGAATTTTTGTATAACCAACCTTTACTGTCCCGAAACCCGCTCTTTATTTTCATATCGCAAAGCGGCGAAACAGCGGATTGCCGCGGTGTTCTCGTGAACGTAAAAGAAGCGGGGCACCCATCACTCACGATTACAAACGTTCCGGGATCCACGCTTTCACGTGAAGCTGACTACACGTTGCACACGTATGCAGGACCGGAGATCGCGGTCGCTTCCACAAAAGCATATACAGCACAGATAGCGGTGCTGGCGATTCTCGCCATGGACGGCGCACATGCCGCCGGAGTCGATACCGATTTCGATGCGCTCCATGAACTCAGCATTGCCGCCAATGCGATGGAAACGCTCTGCGATTCGAAAGATGATATGGAACAAATCGCCCGCGACTATTTGTTTGATACGCGCAACGCCTTTTTCATCGGTCGTTCTTTCGATTATCATGTCGTTAAGGAAGGCGCGTTAAAATTGAAGGAAATTTCCTATATTCAAGCGGAAGGCTTCGCCGGCGGGGAGCTGAAACACGGCACGATCGCGCTGATCGAAGATGGAACGCCTGTCTTTGCGCTCTCAACGCAAGAAAATGTAGATTTGAACATTCGTGGCAATTTGCAGGAAGTTGTCGCCCGTGGGGCCAACGCCTGCGTGGTGAGTATGGAAGGCTGCCATCGGGCAGAGGATCAAGTCGTGATCCCACGCGTTCACCCATACTTGACAGCACTCGTCGCTGTGGTGCCACTGCAGTTGATTTCTTACTATGCCGCATTGCATCGCGGATGTGACGTTGATAAGCCGAGGAATTTGGCAAAAAGTGTCACGGTGGAGTAGGGCAAGTGGAGAAGATCGTGCCATTTGTTAAGTGACAATAAAGTTGTTTCAAAAATACGTGCCATGAGTTATATTAAAGGTAACTTTTGGCACGTTTTTTCTAAGATCCAGAATCCATTTTGATTAATCCTTGTTTCAAAGCTAGATCGTAAAAAGATGTTTACAACTTTGTTGTATTGAACACGATAAGCTATTCCTTGTTGCGATACAGATACATGGTAAGTGGCGCAAATATCGCCAATATAATAATGGAAGCCAAGAGTACCCAGCCAATCTCTTCAAACGTTGCCGTGCCATGCATGAGGCCGCGTACCGCTGTGACCAAAAGGGAGATCGGGTTAACGTCAACAAAGCCTTGCAACCAACCTGGCAACGTATCGGGATCAACAAACACATTGCTAATGAACGTCAACGGCATGATCACCATCATCGAGACGCTTGCAAGTGTTTGTTCCGTTCGTATGACGAGTGCGAGGGCAATCCAGATCCATGATAAGCTAAAAGCGAACAACAACAGTAAACTGATGGCTGCCAAAACACCCCATACACCTGCATCGGGATGGAAGCCGAGAATCATTCCTAGCACGATCAAGATTGCGGAAGCCATCGCGAAACGCACAACGTCTATCAATAGTCCTCCAACGAGAACCGAAGGCCCCCAAATCGGTAAGGTCCGAAATCGATCGTACACCCCTTTGGTGATATCACTGTTCAATGCTATCCCGGTGTACATCGTTATCATAGTTACTGTCATGACGAGAATACCCGGCAAGATGAATTGTAGGTAATCCCCGGTGGATCCTGCGATGGAACCGCCAAAAAGATACGTGAACATGAGCAAAAAAAGGATAGGCATCGCCGTCACATCAAACATTTGTTCCGGCATATGCTTGATTTTCAAAAGTGCTCGCCATCCAAATGTGAGCGATGCTGATAATGCACTAGGTTTCTTCGGACGCTCCCCGGTTGCCAGTACTTCACGTAATGTTTTATTATTCATTGACTCACCTCTTCAGCTGAATTAGTACGGCCCGTCACAGAAAGGAAAACTTCATCAAGACTTGGTTGACCAAGGGAAAAATCCTTAACAGCAATATTGGCACGCCCCAATTCTCCGAGTGCAAGTGTAGCAAGCGTGTTATCTGATATTCGAGCTGAAAGGACGGCTGGATCGGATGAAAGCTGAATAACTGTGTCAAGTTTCTCAGCCAGTAATTGTTCCGCTTCCGGCCGGGTTTCCGGATCAAGCAATCGTACTTGTAATGTTCCCGAACCGACGGATGCTTTAAGTTCGCTGCTCGTCCCCTCAGCAATGATTTTACCTTCATCGATAACGGCAATCCGATCAGCCAATTGATCCGCTTCATCAAGATACTGTGTTGTGAGCAAAACAGTTGTACCTGTATTTACCAACACCCGGATAATCTCCCACACTTGATGACGGCTGCGTGGATCCAACCCGGTGGTCGGTTCATCCAAAAATAACAATTCCGGTGTGACGACAATGCTTGCCGCTATATCAATGCGCCGCCGCATTCCCCCAGAATATTTTTTAACCAGGCGCTTGGCTGCTTCTTGTAAGTCGAAAGCGTTGAGCAGTTCATCTGCCCTTTTCTTGGCACTTTTTCGTGAATATCCCGTAAGACGGGCGATCATGATCAGATTCTCTCGACCGGTCAGATCTTCATCCAGTGAAGCGAACTGTCCGGTCAAACCGATACGGCTTCGTACTTCGTCTATCTCTTGCACGAGATCGTGGCCGAGTACTCGGATTTGGCCGGCATCTGGCTTCAACAATGTTGCGAGCATACGGGTAATCGTCGTTTTTCCGGCACCATTCGGACCTAAGAAACCGTATACAGCTCCTTTTTCCACCGTGAGGTCAACCTCATCGACGGCGCGGTTTTTACCAAACGTTTTAACGACCCCCTTGGCTTCAATAGCTAGATCAGTGTGATATTGATCATTGTTTAACATACTCATCGCTCCTCCTCTCGAACCATACTTAAAATATCCGCCAAATATGCTTCTACTTCGTTCGTCAGAAATTTTGTTTGGGAGAGTGATCCTTCCCCAAATCCTTCTGAGATTCCCTCAAGTTCATCAAAATATTCCTGCTCGAATACTTCGGTCAGTAATTTCATTAGTTCCAGACCTTTTTCCTGTACTGCCAAATCATCCACGGGTCTTCCCTCATGATAGAACAGACTAATATCTGAAAATATAGATGTTATTTTTCTCTCAAATTCAAGTTTTTCTTCTGCTGTCTTCCCTTCCATGAACATGCGATCCAGCAATTCTTTCGACATATGGTTGGCCATCCATTGCTTTTGATCTTCCTCACGTTGAAACGCATGAATGAGGCCTAACAATAAATCGCTATCCATCTGATTTTCCCGCTCTTGAATGACCGCTTGTACGCGTTCGATGGTTCCGATCACCTGATCAAGATGTTCTCGCTTTTGTTGTAAAAGGCCTGTTTGCGCCGCCAAAGAATTCTTTAAATCATGCCCGGATTTTTCAAGATACTCAGCAATGTCTCCCAGAGAAAAATCTAAATACTTGAGTGTTAAAATTCTTTGTAACTGAAATAAATCATTTTCGGTGTAAAGGCGATGCCCTTGTTTGTTATATTCCGATGGCGCTAGCAATCCTTTCCGATCATAGTAGCGAAGTGTACGTTCAGTGACCCCTGTCAACTTGGCAAACTTTCCTACGGTAAACGTTTTACTCTCCATGAACACTACCCCCTCACTTTCTTCTATACATAGCATAGACCTTGACGTTGGGTCAGGGGCAAGATATTTTCATAAAAGTTTTCGATATTTCATCACGCTGGACGAATAACTGCTGTGTCTAGTACCATGTCATAAATGTTTTTCTTTTTTGGAAAACGTGCGCGCCCTTCGAAATGTTCTTTTACGCTTCTTCTAGACGGAAGAATACCTCCTCAAAAAAGTGAAAATGCTTATTTAACGGTCGAAGTAAAAAGTGAAAGCAATCACGTTAAACAGACAAAGCTCTTGCAGTTGGCCACTTCTTCAGACTATTATACTGCGGCTATGCTAACGGCTACGCTAAGTAATATTATACTAAAGAATCATTTATCAGGCGTGCGATTTCCATTTCAGGTAACAAACCTCGATGAAATATTAAAAACCATTCAATCTGATACAATACGTATAAATACATGCAATAGCAGTTTATCAGTCAATGCTTAGCTTCCAAAATTACATAAAAAATGTTGTAATTTATGAAAGCGGTTAGGGGAGCCATATGAAACGAGTATTGGTCGCCGGCGCTACGGGGTATTTGGGAAGGTATGTTGTAAAGGATCTTAAAAGACAAGGATTTTACACCAAAGTGCTCGTGAGAAATCCGGAAAAATTGAATCAAGAAGGAGATTTTTTCGCGCCTTCTATCCGTGAAGATGCTGACGAAGTAGCTATTGGTGATGTGACAAAACCAGACACATTAAAACATGTTTGTGACAACATTGATTATGTTTTCTCTTCAATTGGAATCACGGGAAAAAATAATGGATTGACCTTTCAAGATGTTGATTATCAAGGGAATGTTAATTTGTTGAAGGAAGCAGAACGTAGTCATATTGCCAAATTCATGTATATCCATGTCTGTAGCAACGATGAATGGAAAAAATCAGGTCCTTTAATTGAAGCGAAGGAACGTTTTGTTAATGTGTTAAAAACGTCAAATGTCGATCATATCATTATCTGCCCGACTGGATATTTTTCTGACTTGACAAATTTTTTAACAATGGCTAAAAAGGGCAGAGCTTTCTTGATCGGAGATGGTAAAACGAGAATGAACCCGATTCACGGTGAAGATCTCGCACAATTTTGTGTGCAATCGTTCTTGGAAACAAACCAAACACTTGATATTGGTGGTCCCGAAATACTTACATACGAGCAAATTGCTCAACTTGCATTTGAAGTGTTGGGTCAAAAGGAACGCATCACAAACATTCCGGTCAGTTTATTAAACCCAGTTTCTTTAGGTTTGAAATTATGTAGTAACCATCATTATGGGGTATACCGTTTCTTTATAAACGTGATGACTCATCATTTGATTGCACCCATGTACGGAAAACATAAGCTTAAAGATTTCATGAATCAACGTACTTAACGATACCAGGTTTTCGATCTCTATAATGACTGTATATGGTAACTTAAAAATTTTTTTGCGCTTTCAATTGCTTTCTCCGCTCTGATATTGATAACAGTAATGACACAACATTTTTTTATATTTTTAGGGTTAAATCTTTTTTTTGCTGTAAATATCCTTACACATCCATTACAGGCTTTGTATTTACGATGTTACACTCCAGGGCTCTGGACTACAATATTACTGATCATCCCTTATAACGTTTTATTTTTTTACCACTTTTCCAAAGCAGGTTTTTTAACCATGAACGCAATTTTAGGTGCATTAATTGTTATGTTCTTTCTTATATTAGTATTTCTCCTCAGTCATAAAATTGGTGAAAAATGGAGTTAATTACTCAAAATACCTGAAGTGGTTGATGGAGTAATGATGGAGTTCATGTCGTCATTGGAAGAGGACCGTTGGGCAAAGCTGTTGCCAGGGAATTGTTAGAAAAAGGAAAAACAATAAGGGTCATAGGCATTATAACTCATCAAACTGTGCTTGCAAATGCAAAGCCCGTTGTCGACGATAATTTGTACATGTATGGTGATGTTCAAAGATTAAACCAATGATTCAGAGGCGTTCCGACGCGACATCGGGCGCATCCATCCTGTGGACCGCACGGGATCTCCTGAAGAGGTGGCAGCGCTCGTCGCCTTTCTCGTTGCTGATGAGGATGGGTTTGTCACAGGCAAGATCTATACAGTAGATAGCGGCAGGACGTCCAAATTGAGTCTCCCCTGGGGTTACCAGCTGTTCAGTTCCTGACGCTGAATGTATAGACGATGCTGCAAACGAACAAAAGGTTGCATAAAACTTGTGCCAATTTTTTTCATAATGAACTTATTCGAGCATAGGGAAGACTATTTAAATGGCAAAAAAAGAAAGCAAATTAGTGATTAACCAACAATTAAGTATTCTCTCTACTTAAATAACGGTATAAAAGTAATCGTGAATATATAACTAGTGCAGAACGGTGAATTAGGGAATCACCCTCATCAAGGATGTTTTTCATGGACAAATAAAAAGTAAAATTTTCCA belongs to Salicibibacter cibi and includes:
- a CDS encoding ATP-binding cassette domain-containing protein, producing MSMLNNDQYHTDLAIEAKGVVKTFGKNRAVDEVDLTVEKGAVYGFLGPNGAGKTTITRMLATLLKPDAGQIRVLGHDLVQEIDEVRSRIGLTGQFASLDEDLTGRENLIMIARLTGYSRKSAKKRADELLNAFDLQEAAKRLVKKYSGGMRRRIDIAASIVVTPELLFLDEPTTGLDPRSRHQVWEIIRVLVNTGTTVLLTTQYLDEADQLADRIAVIDEGKIIAEGTSSELKASVGSGTLQVRLLDPETRPEAEQLLAEKLDTVIQLSSDPAVLSARISDNTLATLALGELGRANIAVKDFSLGQPSLDEVFLSVTGRTNSAEEVSQ
- a CDS encoding HXXEE domain-containing protein, with protein sequence MAFSALILITVMTQHFFIFLGLNLFFAVNILTHPLQALYLRCYTPGLWTTILLIIPYNVLFFYHFSKAGFLTMNAILGALIVMFFLILVFLLSHKIGEKWS
- a CDS encoding ABC transporter permease yields the protein MNNKTLREVLATGERPKKPSALSASLTFGWRALLKIKHMPEQMFDVTAMPILFLLMFTYLFGGSIAGSTGDYLQFILPGILVMTVTMITMYTGIALNSDITKGVYDRFRTLPIWGPSVLVGGLLIDVVRFAMASAILIVLGMILGFHPDAGVWGVLAAISLLLLFAFSLSWIWIALALVIRTEQTLASVSMMVIMPLTFISNVFVDPDTLPGWLQGFVDVNPISLLVTAVRGLMHGTATFEEIGWVLLASIIILAIFAPLTMYLYRNKE
- a CDS encoding MerR family transcriptional regulator, giving the protein MESKTFTVGKFAKLTGVTERTLRYYDRKGLLAPSEYNKQGHRLYTENDLFQLQRILTLKYLDFSLGDIAEYLEKSGHDLKNSLAAQTGLLQQKREHLDQVIGTIERVQAVIQERENQMDSDLLLGLIHAFQREEDQKQWMANHMSKELLDRMFMEGKTAEEKLEFERKITSIFSDISLFYHEGRPVDDLAVQEKGLELMKLLTEVFEQEYFDELEGISEGFGEGSLSQTKFLTNEVEAYLADILSMVREEER
- the glmS gene encoding glutamine--fructose-6-phosphate transaminase (isomerizing), with protein sequence MCGIVGYIGTESVKDILLKGLQKLEYRGYDSAGLAIVDEQREDVQLVKEKGRIATLRKEVEKTNPEGTCGIGHTRWATHGVPSARNAHPHQSASRRFTLVHNGVIENYESLKEEYLYDVDLRSDTDTEVIIQIIERFVFDGLAVNDAFRNTLSLLKGSYALALLDEEADDRIYVGKNKSPLLVGTADDANVVASDSMAMLHITKTFVELMDEEIVTVTRQGIRIQDLDGNDVQRGAFTAELDESDTEKGTYAHYMLKEIDEQPLVIRNILKKYQDETNEIKLSDDIRSTFYGSDRVYIIAAGTSYHAGLVGKEMMEKVIGKPVEVHIASEFLYNQPLLSRNPLFIFISQSGETADCRGVLVNVKEAGHPSLTITNVPGSTLSREADYTLHTYAGPEIAVASTKAYTAQIAVLAILAMDGAHAAGVDTDFDALHELSIAANAMETLCDSKDDMEQIARDYLFDTRNAFFIGRSFDYHVVKEGALKLKEISYIQAEGFAGGELKHGTIALIEDGTPVFALSTQENVDLNIRGNLQEVVARGANACVVSMEGCHRAEDQVVIPRVHPYLTALVAVVPLQLISYYAALHRGCDVDKPRNLAKSVTVE
- a CDS encoding SDR family oxidoreductase, with translation MKRVLVAGATGYLGRYVVKDLKRQGFYTKVLVRNPEKLNQEGDFFAPSIREDADEVAIGDVTKPDTLKHVCDNIDYVFSSIGITGKNNGLTFQDVDYQGNVNLLKEAERSHIAKFMYIHVCSNDEWKKSGPLIEAKERFVNVLKTSNVDHIIICPTGYFSDLTNFLTMAKKGRAFLIGDGKTRMNPIHGEDLAQFCVQSFLETNQTLDIGGPEILTYEQIAQLAFEVLGQKERITNIPVSLLNPVSLGLKLCSNHHYGVYRFFINVMTHHLIAPMYGKHKLKDFMNQRT